In the Phaseolus vulgaris cultivar G19833 chromosome 7, P. vulgaris v2.0, whole genome shotgun sequence genome, one interval contains:
- the LOC137829431 gene encoding uncharacterized protein: MAAATAEKISWNCAVFVAVMLVLSSCESNTRDFTNQVFQENVKNRNYNKVCDEIYVVREGETLQTISEKCGDPYIVEENPHIHDPDDVFPGLVIKINPFTNRS; encoded by the coding sequence ATGGCAGCAGCAACGGCAGAGAAGATTTCATGGAATTGTGCAGTGTTTGTGGCAGTAATGCTGGTGTTGAGTAGCTGCGAGTCAAACACAAGAGATTTTACGAATCAGGTGTTTCAGGAGAATGTCAAGAACAGAAATTACAACAAGGTGTGTGATGAGATTTACGTGGTTCGTGAGGGAGAGACCCTTCAAACAATCAGTGAAAAATGTGGAGATCCTTATATTGTTGAAGAGAACCCACATATTCATGACCCTGATGATGTTTTCCCTGGCCTAGTTATCAAGATTAACCCCTTCACCAATAGATCATAA
- the LOC137830341 gene encoding transcription initiation factor TFIID subunit 12 isoform X1, which yields MDSQAPATGATARSAAEPSQPQPAKSSPPLPQSSTSSTPPISAPTHSSPNPNPGPSPSPGPSQNQPPNPKPPTPTPPQPRPPQSFNRTLPPSQPQFQHFSSAPPPASAPGAAAAPRGGMAIGVPAHHQSPSPPFSSSFGQHFGGLGRTGVNVAESASNSSTSQVRTPVQGMGMLGSQMRPGGIAAHQQRPVQSSLRPPSSAPNTQPGGSQSFQGHGIMRPSSVGSPATPSQGASQSVQSLNQPWLSSGPLGKPPLPSTAYRQQLNPPSMQQRSHIPPQQQSTPISSQQQQQQQPSLSNQSQEHFGQQVQPSRAPHHVPHQQQVTRLQGPGNQKPSSLVAAQTSAVQTGSQSRLTNVDTEESCNSILSKRSIHELVNQVDPLEKLDPEVADILVDIAENFLESIIRSGCSLAKHRKSTTLEAKDILLHLEKNWNMTLPGFGGDEIKSYRRQITSDIHKERLSAIKKSMTATELAHAKGSAGQASGSAKGNQAKTPMNIIGSPNLKNS from the exons ATGGATTCTCAAGCTCCGGCAACGGGCGCCACCGCCCGGAGTGCCGCTGAACCCTCACAACCTCAACCAGCAAAATCATCCCCTCCTTTACCTCAATCTTCCACATCATCAACTCCTCCTATCTCAGCCCCAACACACTCTTCCCCAAACCCTAACCCTGGCCCTAGCCCAAGCCCAGGCCCTAGCCAGAACCAACCCCCGAACCCCAAACCTCCCACTCCCACGCCTCCCCAACCTCGCCCTCCCCAGTCCTTCAACCGCACTTTGCCGCCGTCGCAGCCTCAGTTCCAGCACTTCTCTTCCGCTCCTCCGCCTGCCTCCGCTCCCGGCGCCGCCGCAGCGCCGAGGGGCGGTATGGCAATCGGTGTGCCCGCGCACCACCAAAGCCCCTCTCCTCCGTTTTCATCCTCCTTCGGTCAACACTTTGGCGGGCTGGGCCGAACTGGAGTCAATGTCGCAGAATCTGCCTCCAATTCAAGCACCTCTCAA GTGAGAACGCCCGTGCAAGGAATGGGGATGTTAGGGTCTCAAATGAGGCCTGGTGGAATCGCTGCTCATCAACAGAGACCCGTGCAATCGTCTCTTAGACCTCCTTCCTCTGCCCCGAATACTCAACCTGGTGGTTCACAA AGCTTCCAAGGTCATGGTATTATGAGACCGTCATCAGTGGGATCACCTGCTACTCCATCTCAAGGTGCATCACAAAGTGTGCAGTCACTTAATCAGCCATGGTTGTCATCTGGACCACTAGGGAAACCTCCTTTGCCATCCACAGCTTATAGGCAGCAATTGAACCCACCATCAATGCAGCAGAGGTCACATATTCCTCCACAACAGCAATCCACACCGATATCTTCgcagcaacaacaacaacaacaaccatcTTTGTCTAATCAATCACAAGAGCATTTCGGGCAACAAGTTCAGCCATCCAGGGCTCCTCATCATGTGCCTCACCAGCAACAGGTTACTAGGCTACAGGGACCAGGAAATCAGAAACCTTCATCTCTTGTGGCGGCACAAACCAGTGCAGTTCAAACAGGGAGTCAAAGTAGATTGACAAATGTAGATACCGAGGAATCTTGTAATAGTATTCTCAGCAAAAGAAGTATCCATGAGCTAGTCAATCAG GTAGATCCATTGGAGAAGTTGGATCCTGAAGTTGCAGATATTCTTGTGGACATTGCAGAAAATTTTCTTGAGTCT ATAATCAGGTCTGGTTGTTCATTGGCCAAGCATAGGAAATCGACAACTTTGGAGGCAAAGGACATACTTCTCCATCTTG AGAAAAATTGGAATATGACACTTCCTGGATTTGGCGGTGATGAGATTAAAAGCTACAGAAGACAG ATTACAAGTGATATTCACAAGGAGCGTCTATCAGCT ATAAAGAAATCAATGACAGCTACTGAGTTGGCACATGCTAAGGGCTCTGCTGGCCAGGCTTCTGGTAGTGCAAAGGGTAATCAGGCAAAGACACCTATGAATATCATTGGCTCGCCAAACCTAAAAAATTCGTAG
- the LOC137830341 gene encoding transcription initiation factor TFIID subunit 12 isoform X2: protein MDSQAPATGATARSAAEPSQPQPAKSSPPLPQSSTSSTPPISAPTHSSPNPNPGPSPSPGPSQNQPPNPKPPTPTPPQPRPPQSFNRTLPPSQPQFQHFSSAPPPASAPGAAAAPRGGMAIGVPAHHQSPSPPFSSSFGQHFGGLGRTGVNVAESASNSSTSQVRTPVQGMGMLGSQMRPGGIAAHQQRPVQSSLRPPSSAPNTQPGGSQSFQGHGIMRPSSVGSPATPSQGASQSVQSLNQPWLSSGPLGKPPLPSTAYRQQLNPPSMQQRSHIPPQQQSTPISSQQQQQQQPSLSNQSQEHFGQQVQPSRAPHHVPHQQQVTRLQGPGNQKPSSLVAAQTSAVQTGSQSRLTNVDTEESCNSILSKRSIHELVNQVDPLEKLDPEVADILVDIAENFLESVDNQVWLFIGQA, encoded by the exons ATGGATTCTCAAGCTCCGGCAACGGGCGCCACCGCCCGGAGTGCCGCTGAACCCTCACAACCTCAACCAGCAAAATCATCCCCTCCTTTACCTCAATCTTCCACATCATCAACTCCTCCTATCTCAGCCCCAACACACTCTTCCCCAAACCCTAACCCTGGCCCTAGCCCAAGCCCAGGCCCTAGCCAGAACCAACCCCCGAACCCCAAACCTCCCACTCCCACGCCTCCCCAACCTCGCCCTCCCCAGTCCTTCAACCGCACTTTGCCGCCGTCGCAGCCTCAGTTCCAGCACTTCTCTTCCGCTCCTCCGCCTGCCTCCGCTCCCGGCGCCGCCGCAGCGCCGAGGGGCGGTATGGCAATCGGTGTGCCCGCGCACCACCAAAGCCCCTCTCCTCCGTTTTCATCCTCCTTCGGTCAACACTTTGGCGGGCTGGGCCGAACTGGAGTCAATGTCGCAGAATCTGCCTCCAATTCAAGCACCTCTCAA GTGAGAACGCCCGTGCAAGGAATGGGGATGTTAGGGTCTCAAATGAGGCCTGGTGGAATCGCTGCTCATCAACAGAGACCCGTGCAATCGTCTCTTAGACCTCCTTCCTCTGCCCCGAATACTCAACCTGGTGGTTCACAA AGCTTCCAAGGTCATGGTATTATGAGACCGTCATCAGTGGGATCACCTGCTACTCCATCTCAAGGTGCATCACAAAGTGTGCAGTCACTTAATCAGCCATGGTTGTCATCTGGACCACTAGGGAAACCTCCTTTGCCATCCACAGCTTATAGGCAGCAATTGAACCCACCATCAATGCAGCAGAGGTCACATATTCCTCCACAACAGCAATCCACACCGATATCTTCgcagcaacaacaacaacaacaaccatcTTTGTCTAATCAATCACAAGAGCATTTCGGGCAACAAGTTCAGCCATCCAGGGCTCCTCATCATGTGCCTCACCAGCAACAGGTTACTAGGCTACAGGGACCAGGAAATCAGAAACCTTCATCTCTTGTGGCGGCACAAACCAGTGCAGTTCAAACAGGGAGTCAAAGTAGATTGACAAATGTAGATACCGAGGAATCTTGTAATAGTATTCTCAGCAAAAGAAGTATCCATGAGCTAGTCAATCAG GTAGATCCATTGGAGAAGTTGGATCCTGAAGTTGCAGATATTCTTGTGGACATTGCAGAAAATTTTCTTGAGTCTGTGG ATAATCAGGTCTGGTTGTTCATTGGCCAAGCATAG
- the LOC137830340 gene encoding GDSL esterase/lipase At5g03610-like, with protein sequence MMDSHKQLLSLLCLSLPLLLLSGLQAEARLQHHEHLEKLFVFGDSYVDTGNTRIGQPGSWKNPYGITFPGKPAGRFSDGRVLTDYIAKFLGLKSPVPYKFRKFIPQNLKYGMNFAYGGTGVFDTSSKNPNMTIQIDFFKQLIKENVYTASDLTRSVALVSVAGNDYNFYLARNGSLQGFPSFIASVVNQTATNLLRIQSLGVKKIVVGGLQPLGCLPGTTASSSFQKCNSTFNDLVVLHNNLLNQAVTKLNQQTKNQSPIIILDLYDSFISVLNQPSTNNIKDELKPCCVGISSEFSCGSVDENNVKKYKVCDDPKSSFFWDLLHPTQAGWQAVYNKLQTTNALQQIRY encoded by the exons ATGATGGATTCACACAAGCAACTACTTTCCCTCTTATGTCTTTCTCTACCACTTCTACTTCTCTCAG GTTTGCAAGCCGAGGCTAGGTTGCAACATCATGAGCACCTGGAAAAATTGTTTGTTTTTGGTGACTCCTACGTGGATACTGGGAACACGAGAATAGGTCAACCTGGATCCTGGAAAAACCCTTACGGCATAACTTTTCCCGGAAAACCTGCCGGAAGATTCTCCGATGGTAGAGTTCTAACGGACTACATTG CTAAGTTTCTGGGACTCAAATCGCCTGTTCCCTACAAATTTAGGAAATTCATTCcacaaaatttgaaatatgGGATGAATTTTGCATATGGTGGTACTGGTGTGTTTGACACATCCTCCAAAAACCCAAACATGACAATCCAAATCGATTTCTTCAAGCAgttgataaaagaaaatgtgTACACTGCTTCAGACCTCACCAGATCAGTGGCACTTGTTTCTGTGGCAGGAAATGATTACAATTTCTACTTGGCAAGAAATGGCTCTCTTCAG GGTTTTCCGTCTTTCATCGCTTCAGTGGTTAATCAAACTGCGACCAACTTGCTTCGCATCCAAAGTCTGGGAGTGAAGAAAATTGTGGTGGGTGGTCTACAACCCCTTGGATGTCTTCCTGGAACCACAGCATCATCTTCATTCCAAAAGTGTAACAGTACCTTCAATGACCTCGTAGTGCTCCACAACAACTTATTGAACCAAGCTGTGACCAAGTTGAACCAACAAACCAAGAACCAATCCCCCATCATAATTCTTGACCTTTACGACAGTTTCATATCAGTGCTGAACCAGCCATCTACCAACAACATCAAGGACGAACTCAAGCCTTGTTGCGTTGGAATAAGCAGCGAATTTTCTTGTGGAAGTGTGGATGAAAACAATGTTAAGAAATATAAGGTCTGTGATGATCCCAAATCATCTTTCTTTTGGGATCTTTTGCATCCAACTCAAGCTGGTTGGCAAGCAGTGTATAACAAGTTGCAAACCACAAATGCTCTTCAACAAATCCGATACTAA